In Desulfonatronospira thiodismutans ASO3-1, a single window of DNA contains:
- a CDS encoding ExeA family protein codes for MNYQKFFGFKEAPFHQSPDPAYYFSSETHREALQLLVYSIRAGEGFVQVTGDPGTGKTMLIRTILRELGEDMCVALVFNPRLSPQDLLRALLEDLGHDPAMLEELTRETMLRRLKAFLLEQASQDKRVLVIIDEAQNLPLDTLEELRLLSNLERDKEKLLQIMLVGQRELEQRLDQPEVRNLHQRITIRYRIRRLGRQEVQAYIHHRLRIAAMDQRAVQVQFDARALRAIYRFSRGIPRVVNILCERSLMSAYVVGRKTIYVGDVKKAMTSISGRQDEYGIKFFLRSRKPSAALVTALLLVVLFAGWLHRPEIVQTLSSLWAEQETQVEKTREPAPAGADDPEINLAALHRDTSAFWKSLETDKAAKDESDTLQNPPQEVFSASPGSSYVRVLTDVGHLQVWKKDQEGHTLSYSMEIDWPYGQGIFLMGKDPDQGEYLYNYSGIMGESPFRKKSPFFKHVDHLVPGNAVPVLAVQSEYNINDLHLDKAGEVKPVFEEFLSVWQDMSADDMFEHYAGVITRHYLDQPEPDVVFREEAHLRQQNIFHRSGFIELEVNRPVFMLDPLDPETVMVIYHQEYRSAILQDVGTKVFFFARQEDAAKEHPWKIKAEMWVKGS; via the coding sequence ATGAATTACCAGAAATTTTTCGGCTTCAAGGAAGCTCCATTCCATCAAAGCCCTGATCCGGCTTACTACTTTTCCAGTGAAACCCACAGGGAAGCGTTGCAGCTCCTTGTGTACAGTATCAGAGCCGGCGAAGGTTTTGTCCAGGTCACTGGAGATCCTGGTACGGGCAAGACTATGCTCATCCGTACCATCCTCAGGGAACTGGGCGAGGATATGTGTGTGGCCCTGGTATTCAATCCAAGGCTTTCTCCTCAGGATTTGTTGAGAGCGCTTCTTGAGGACCTGGGCCATGATCCGGCCATGCTGGAGGAACTTACAAGAGAGACCATGCTGCGCCGGCTCAAGGCCTTTCTGCTGGAGCAGGCCAGTCAGGACAAACGGGTTCTGGTCATCATTGACGAGGCCCAGAACCTGCCTTTAGACACCTTAGAAGAGTTGCGGCTTCTTTCCAACTTAGAGAGGGACAAGGAAAAGCTGCTGCAGATTATGCTGGTGGGTCAAAGGGAGCTGGAGCAGAGGCTCGACCAGCCTGAGGTCAGAAATCTGCATCAGCGCATAACCATTCGTTACCGCATCAGGCGCTTAGGTCGCCAGGAAGTCCAGGCCTACATCCATCACCGCCTGCGCATAGCCGCCATGGATCAACGTGCTGTTCAGGTGCAGTTTGATGCCAGAGCTCTGCGGGCTATTTACAGATTCAGCCGGGGAATACCCAGGGTTGTCAACATCCTCTGCGAAAGAAGTCTTATGTCCGCCTACGTCGTGGGACGCAAAACCATTTACGTGGGCGATGTGAAAAAGGCTATGACCAGCATCAGTGGACGTCAGGATGAGTACGGTATTAAATTTTTCCTGAGGTCCAGGAAGCCGTCCGCTGCCCTGGTTACAGCGCTGCTGTTAGTGGTGCTTTTTGCCGGGTGGCTGCACAGACCGGAGATTGTGCAAACCCTGTCCTCTCTATGGGCGGAGCAGGAAACGCAGGTGGAAAAGACAAGAGAACCAGCCCCGGCCGGGGCCGATGACCCTGAAATAAATCTGGCGGCTCTGCACAGAGATACTTCTGCTTTCTGGAAGTCTCTGGAAACGGATAAGGCCGCAAAAGATGAATCCGATACCCTGCAAAATCCCCCTCAAGAGGTCTTTTCAGCTTCCCCGGGCAGCAGTTATGTAAGAGTGCTTACTGATGTCGGCCATTTGCAGGTATGGAAGAAGGACCAGGAAGGACATACTTTGTCATATTCCATGGAGATAGACTGGCCTTACGGGCAGGGAATCTTTCTCATGGGAAAGGACCCGGATCAGGGAGAGTACCTGTATAACTATTCTGGTATTATGGGGGAGAGCCCTTTCAGGAAAAAGTCGCCTTTCTTTAAGCATGTTGATCATCTGGTGCCGGGCAATGCCGTGCCTGTACTGGCTGTACAAAGCGAATACAACATAAATGACCTACACCTGGACAAGGCCGGGGAAGTCAAGCCGGTCTTCGAGGAGTTTCTGTCCGTGTGGCAGGACATGAGTGCAGATGACATGTTTGAACACTATGCCGGTGTCATAACCAGGCATTACCTGGATCAACCGGAACCTGACGTCGTTTTCAGGGAAGAAGCCCACCTGCGGCAGCAGAATATCTTCCACCGCAGCGGCTTTATTGAGCTGGAGGTGAACAGGCCGGTATTCATGCTTGACCCGCTGGACCCGGAAACGGTGATGGTCATATATCACCAGGAGTATCGATCAGCAATCTTGCAGGACGTGGGAACCAAAGTTTTCTTCTTCGCCCGGCAGGAAGATGCTGCAAAAGAACACCCCTGGAAGATAAAAGCCGAGATGTGGGTGAAGGGAAGTTAG
- the istA gene encoding IS21 family transposase translates to MIDYELYARIKHYHEQKGLTPAQIAKELQLDPRTVGKWLEAKQFHQRKSVTRPSKLDPFKDTIVRMLEEHPYTAVQVLRSIKEQGYTGGSSILKEYISKVRPKRSRAFLSLAFAPGECAQVDWGNHGSIQVGDSRRNLSFFVMVLCYSRMMYLEFTVSQSMEHFLACHQNAFDAFGAVPRKIMVDNLKCAVLKHPYGQKPVLNPKYLDFAKHWGFEISACGVRKPHEKGRVENAIGYVKKNLLAGLELPDYRAINHYARHWCRATANVRIHAQTGKKPVDMLEEEREHLLPLPVNTYDIGVLTQVRASSQFRITLESNRYSVPARYAGKRLTLKTYPDRLCIYDGNNLVARHVRSFDKKRDIEDPDHVQELIAQRRAARDQQLFSRFLALSPRAKDYFFELEKKHLNIKHHVQKIVALSEIYGSEAVSRAMDDAFTYSAFSCEYVANILEQRARTMPAPGALHLTRREDLLDIEVKDPDLSIYDKPKEKNP, encoded by the coding sequence ATGATTGATTATGAGCTTTATGCCAGAATAAAGCACTACCATGAACAAAAAGGACTTACCCCGGCCCAGATAGCAAAAGAACTGCAGCTGGATCCGCGTACAGTGGGCAAATGGCTCGAAGCAAAGCAGTTTCATCAAAGAAAGTCAGTAACAAGACCAAGCAAGCTTGATCCCTTCAAGGATACCATCGTCAGGATGCTGGAGGAGCACCCCTACACAGCCGTCCAGGTTTTGCGCAGCATCAAGGAGCAGGGCTATACAGGAGGCTCCTCCATTCTCAAGGAATACATAAGCAAAGTCAGGCCCAAAAGGTCCAGGGCCTTTTTAAGTCTGGCCTTTGCCCCAGGAGAGTGCGCCCAGGTTGACTGGGGAAATCACGGCTCCATCCAGGTGGGAGACAGCAGGCGCAATCTCAGCTTCTTTGTCATGGTCCTTTGCTACAGCAGGATGATGTATCTTGAGTTCACTGTCTCCCAAAGCATGGAGCACTTCCTGGCCTGTCATCAAAACGCCTTTGACGCATTCGGGGCGGTCCCCAGAAAAATCATGGTGGACAACCTGAAATGTGCAGTGCTCAAGCACCCCTATGGCCAAAAACCGGTTCTAAATCCCAAATATCTTGACTTTGCAAAGCACTGGGGTTTTGAGATCAGTGCCTGCGGAGTCAGAAAGCCCCATGAAAAAGGCCGGGTGGAGAATGCCATAGGTTATGTCAAAAAGAACTTGCTGGCCGGCCTTGAACTGCCGGATTACCGGGCCATCAACCATTACGCCCGCCACTGGTGCAGGGCAACAGCCAATGTGCGTATCCATGCCCAGACCGGCAAGAAGCCGGTGGACATGCTTGAAGAAGAAAGAGAGCACCTTTTGCCCCTGCCTGTTAACACCTATGATATCGGAGTCTTAACCCAGGTCCGGGCCTCGTCGCAGTTCCGGATCACCCTGGAGTCCAACCGCTATTCCGTGCCAGCCAGGTACGCAGGCAAACGCCTGACCTTGAAGACTTATCCTGATCGCTTATGCATCTATGACGGCAACAATCTTGTGGCCAGGCATGTCCGCAGCTTTGATAAAAAAAGGGACATTGAAGACCCCGATCATGTCCAGGAGCTTATTGCCCAGCGCCGGGCAGCCAGGGATCAGCAATTGTTTTCCCGGTTCCTGGCTTTGTCCCCAAGAGCAAAGGATTACTTTTTTGAGTTGGAGAAAAAGCACTTGAACATCAAACACCATGTCCAGAAGATTGTAGCCTTAAGCGAAATCTATGGCTCTGAAGCCGTGTCCAGGGCCATGGACGACGCATTCACCTACAGTGCCTTCTCCTGTGAGTATGTAGCCAACATCCTGGAGCAAAGAGCCAGGACCATGCCCGCACCAGGAGCCCTGCATCTGACCAGGCGAGAGGATCTGCTGGATATTGAAGTCAAAGACCCTGATCTAAGCATTTACGACAAACCCAAGGAGAAAAACCCATGA
- a CDS encoding SulP family inorganic anion transporter, translating to MTSLFQELIHDLRPGTLIPALCIGLIIGLMGIVLAVSFAAMIFSGEVSHLAVRGVGLTLTGGLLACIAVALTSSFKSSISLPQDAPAAIFSGGAALMAAQTISGTGDVFMTIVAGLIISSIFTGFFLFIIACFSLVNFFRYIPYPVIGGFLAGSGWILSSSSLEVMLGSRPDLLDPWYLFTPSFLMLWLPGTALAVLLFVLLRRFSHFALLPATLVLGAVLFHVILLFSGFSLDQAREAGLLFDTLESGALWPVFTWQEMSGINWQAVFAQLPVLLTIPFIVLMGLILNVSGVELASNREIDMNREVMSNSLGNFLCGLSGSPAGYSSLSLSMMGFKTGAYTRLAGLTAAAVMALTLAWGGFLIALFPKAVLGGALMLLGLLFLWDWVIEARKKMVWTDYLIVLAILVMIAWLGFFQGVVLGILLSVVLFVIRFSQVPVLKNSFSGPSVQSPRSRPLPHKRILMDQGDRIKVFELSGYLFFGSVNSLVQDIDSKIAQQDYSDDLYAIIDFSDTSGVDISSVSAFARLLNRLDRSGVRVVFTGASTWFLYQLKNHTARMQDQEHFISFNDFNQGLQWCEDRIIKQYLDAVNQGSQDHIRSRLFADVADEMLKNLEELESIENVVENIKDYSIVMHLEKGEALIQPGQKLKGVYLIQLGGVVKTDPEGQEELVQQEYGPGDVVNLKGLFEEVESKHLYRASSASRVHYFSSEDIGLLQEKDPDMAARFYSILLRSSCK from the coding sequence ATGACCAGTCTATTCCAGGAGCTTATCCATGATTTAAGACCCGGCACTCTCATTCCGGCTTTATGCATTGGATTGATTATAGGGCTTATGGGTATAGTACTGGCGGTATCCTTTGCAGCCATGATTTTTTCCGGGGAAGTAAGTCATCTGGCCGTCAGGGGGGTAGGGCTGACCCTGACGGGAGGTTTGCTGGCCTGCATTGCCGTGGCCCTTACCTCTTCATTCAAATCCAGCATAAGTCTGCCGCAGGATGCTCCGGCAGCGATATTTTCCGGGGGAGCAGCCCTGATGGCTGCACAGACCATCTCCGGGACCGGTGACGTGTTCATGACAATTGTGGCCGGATTAATAATTTCCAGTATTTTTACCGGTTTTTTTCTGTTTATTATCGCCTGCTTCAGCCTGGTCAATTTTTTCAGGTATATTCCCTATCCGGTCATAGGCGGTTTTCTGGCTGGATCGGGCTGGATTCTCAGCTCCAGCAGCCTGGAAGTCATGCTGGGTTCAAGGCCTGATCTGCTTGACCCCTGGTATCTGTTCACTCCCTCTTTTTTAATGCTCTGGCTGCCGGGAACGGCGCTGGCGGTACTTCTCTTCGTGCTCTTGAGGAGATTTTCTCATTTCGCGCTGCTGCCGGCAACACTTGTTCTGGGTGCTGTATTATTCCACGTTATTCTTCTGTTTTCGGGCTTTTCTCTGGACCAGGCCAGAGAAGCAGGTCTTCTTTTTGATACCCTGGAGTCTGGTGCCCTATGGCCTGTATTCACCTGGCAGGAAATGTCCGGCATCAACTGGCAGGCTGTATTTGCCCAGTTGCCTGTCTTGCTGACCATTCCATTTATAGTCCTTATGGGGCTGATTCTAAACGTAAGCGGAGTGGAGCTGGCTTCAAACAGAGAAATTGACATGAACAGGGAAGTCATGTCCAACAGCCTGGGCAATTTTCTTTGCGGCTTAAGCGGTTCTCCTGCCGGATACAGTTCCCTGAGCCTTTCCATGATGGGGTTCAAGACAGGGGCTTACACCCGTCTTGCCGGGCTGACAGCGGCAGCAGTAATGGCCCTGACCCTTGCCTGGGGAGGTTTTTTGATAGCCCTGTTTCCCAAGGCAGTTCTGGGAGGGGCGCTTATGCTCCTGGGTCTGCTTTTTCTGTGGGACTGGGTGATTGAGGCCAGAAAAAAGATGGTCTGGACCGACTACCTTATCGTTCTGGCTATTCTGGTGATGATTGCCTGGCTTGGCTTTTTCCAGGGTGTTGTATTGGGGATTCTCCTGTCTGTTGTTCTTTTTGTAATCAGATTCAGTCAGGTACCGGTACTGAAAAATTCATTTTCAGGCCCGAGTGTTCAGAGCCCCCGGTCCAGACCTCTGCCGCACAAAAGAATACTTATGGATCAGGGGGACAGGATCAAAGTTTTTGAGCTGTCCGGATACCTGTTTTTTGGCTCTGTCAATTCCCTGGTTCAGGATATTGATAGTAAGATTGCACAACAGGATTATTCTGACGACTTGTATGCAATAATTGACTTTTCAGACACAAGCGGTGTGGATATTTCATCTGTAAGCGCCTTTGCAAGGCTTTTGAACAGGCTTGATCGTAGTGGTGTAAGGGTTGTCTTTACAGGGGCCTCTACCTGGTTTTTGTATCAACTCAAAAACCATACAGCTCGAATGCAGGATCAGGAGCATTTTATAAGTTTTAATGATTTTAACCAGGGTCTGCAGTGGTGTGAAGATAGAATTATCAAGCAATACCTTGATGCAGTTAACCAGGGAAGCCAGGACCATATACGATCCAGGCTTTTTGCTGATGTTGCCGATGAAATGCTCAAAAACCTCGAAGAGCTGGAATCCATTGAGAACGTTGTTGAGAATATTAAAGATTACTCAATTGTTATGCACCTGGAAAAAGGCGAAGCCCTGATACAGCCCGGACAAAAACTAAAGGGTGTATATCTGATCCAGTTGGGCGGGGTTGTAAAGACTGATCCGGAAGGGCAGGAAGAGCTTGTGCAGCAGGAATACGGTCCTGGTGACGTGGTAAACCTCAAGGGGCTTTTTGAAGAGGTTGAAAGCAAGCATCTTTACAGGGCATCGTCTGCATCCAGGGTGCATTATTTCAGCTCAGAAGACATTGGCTTGCTGCAGGAAAAAGATCCGGACATGGCAGCCAGGTTCTACAGCATCCTGCTCAGGTCATCTTGCAAATAA
- a CDS encoding MFS transporter, whose product MKPDLSLKVNVFLVAVAVIILGQAAYSYFNINAFQSSHVSTIREKAQSAGQNLKNDLEYVLDMGISLERIARLEDNLENILADLPEVEFMEITDTRDYTLFFADHDQALDIEPGTRKSDFVHKPYVSELSRKGLTPEDTDISLPLKAQGQLQGQINMHISGSVIHAQSRQIMWDMLTVMFTSLLLTFEFLTFFVIYYISHPLSVLRRDISRSYPRLMSVDSDKYASLGEISVLADYYNSIIKNQAQRFATGLRGFLPDLSQGLSAPPRQQTEKISGLVQELDGPESSRAQAPQAALQKIRACLQKVNTYWSDLAISMEGGSRTRAPAADRDEASGSVPYSLIRPLIFLFIMADGFSLSFFPMYVDSLYEPIMGLSREMIIGLPIAAFMLTMAVSMPLAGSMTDSRGWFRPLIIGLLLNAAGHFLTAMAQDILWLIVFRCLAAVGLGMVFMCCQRFVIDNTSLKSRSMGMAGFLAAFFSGDICGTVIGAMLAERIGYANVFYVSALFTCLALIFAVLVFRGEFRPAKPQSSGGFGLPFKASQLFQVFRDREFAAVLWLQAIPAKLVLVGFLFFFVPLYLSSIDALQSNIGRVIMCYGICLVFAGPLISHLFPQVYLRKYFILLGGLITAGAMLSFALFSGFIPILVMVIMLGIAHSFSVSSQASVISETDIVKKLGPGAGMGIYRFWERAGNVAGPLVMGFLIARVGYESSVVLFGILTLISSILYLGFLIRRNWLSP is encoded by the coding sequence ATGAAACCGGACCTGAGCCTGAAAGTAAATGTGTTCCTGGTGGCTGTGGCGGTGATCATACTGGGGCAGGCTGCGTATTCTTATTTCAATATAAATGCTTTTCAGTCCAGCCACGTGAGCACCATCAGGGAAAAGGCCCAGAGCGCCGGCCAGAACCTGAAAAATGACCTGGAATATGTCCTGGACATGGGCATCTCTCTCGAGAGGATAGCCAGGCTTGAGGACAACCTGGAAAATATCCTCGCCGACCTGCCTGAGGTAGAGTTCATGGAGATCACCGACACCAGGGACTATACACTTTTTTTTGCCGACCATGACCAGGCCCTGGACATTGAGCCCGGCACCCGCAAGTCCGATTTTGTCCACAAGCCCTACGTCTCTGAGCTGTCCCGCAAGGGCCTGACTCCTGAAGACACGGACATATCCCTGCCCCTGAAGGCGCAGGGGCAGCTCCAGGGACAAATCAACATGCACATTTCCGGAAGCGTCATCCACGCCCAGTCCAGGCAGATCATGTGGGACATGCTCACAGTCATGTTCACCTCTCTTCTGCTGACCTTTGAATTTCTCACCTTTTTCGTCATCTACTATATAAGCCACCCATTAAGCGTACTGCGCCGGGACATCTCCCGCAGCTATCCGCGGCTTATGTCCGTGGACAGCGACAAGTACGCTTCCCTGGGCGAGATAAGCGTGCTGGCGGATTATTATAACTCCATAATAAAAAACCAGGCCCAGAGATTTGCCACAGGTCTGCGGGGCTTTCTTCCGGATCTGTCCCAGGGGCTTTCTGCACCGCCCCGGCAGCAGACAGAAAAAATATCCGGCCTGGTTCAGGAACTTGACGGACCTGAATCCAGCCGTGCTCAAGCACCCCAGGCTGCCCTGCAGAAAATCAGGGCCTGCCTGCAAAAGGTCAACACCTACTGGAGTGACCTGGCCATAAGCATGGAAGGCGGCAGCAGGACCCGGGCACCTGCAGCAGACCGGGATGAAGCTTCCGGGTCTGTCCCCTACTCCCTCATCAGGCCTCTTATCTTTCTTTTCATCATGGCCGACGGATTCAGCCTGTCCTTTTTCCCCATGTATGTTGACTCCCTTTATGAGCCAATTATGGGCCTGTCACGGGAGATGATAATAGGCCTGCCCATTGCCGCTTTTATGCTTACCATGGCCGTATCCATGCCCCTGGCCGGATCCATGACCGATTCCAGGGGCTGGTTCAGACCCCTGATAATCGGGCTTTTACTGAATGCTGCAGGGCATTTTCTCACAGCCATGGCCCAGGATATTCTGTGGCTTATAGTATTTCGCTGCCTGGCCGCTGTGGGCCTGGGCATGGTTTTCATGTGCTGCCAGCGCTTCGTGATTGACAATACCAGCCTCAAGTCCAGGTCCATGGGCATGGCCGGATTCCTGGCCGCCTTTTTCAGCGGGGATATCTGCGGCACGGTCATAGGGGCCATGCTGGCGGAAAGAATCGGTTATGCAAACGTGTTCTATGTAAGCGCCCTGTTCACCTGCCTGGCCCTGATTTTCGCAGTTCTGGTCTTCAGGGGGGAGTTCAGGCCGGCAAAACCACAATCGTCGGGGGGCTTCGGCCTTCCCTTCAAAGCCTCCCAGCTTTTCCAGGTCTTCCGGGACAGGGAGTTCGCTGCCGTGCTCTGGCTGCAGGCCATCCCGGCCAAGCTGGTCCTGGTGGGGTTTCTGTTTTTCTTTGTCCCCCTTTACCTGAGCAGCATTGACGCTCTGCAGTCCAATATAGGCCGGGTGATCATGTGCTACGGCATATGCCTCGTTTTTGCAGGCCCGCTTATATCGCATCTTTTTCCCCAGGTATATCTACGCAAATACTTCATACTCCTGGGCGGGCTTATAACTGCCGGGGCAATGCTTTCTTTCGCCCTTTTCAGCGGTTTCATACCCATCCTGGTCATGGTCATAATGCTGGGCATAGCCCACAGTTTTTCCGTATCCTCTCAGGCCTCGGTGATCTCTGAAACTGATATCGTAAAAAAGCTTGGCCCGGGGGCAGGCATGGGGATATACCGCTTCTGGGAAAGGGCCGGCAACGTGGCCGGACCGCTGGTAATGGGCTTTCTCATCGCCAGGGTGGGCTATGAAAGCTCTGTGGTGCTTTTCGGAATACTGACCCTGATCAGCAGTATCCTGTATCTGGGCTTTCTTATCCGCAGAAACTGGCTCAGCCCTTGA
- a CDS encoding ABC transporter substrate binding protein: protein MLKFFRLQNMAFICLILAGILLASPALAQEKNYRVGYIEGGSYWLFSDSLQAVKDSLQARGWLEKIDFPGDAHYSPGWDRDELLEQEARELMQRDDLDLVLAAGTDATRAILAANNHETPIVAMAVSDPVDSGFVQSTQDSGVDNFTVRLDPERYPRMFDIFHQIVEFDRLGVIYPDTESGRQFTNLGAARRIAAERGFELLEYDRITTESVQDCLEGIRHLLDKGMDAFFIPSLLAFDWESSDVDKILSFLREQGIPTFARNGSRDVEAGALMGFSTVDFSRRGNFLSQMIIDILEGKKPRSLNMVDRGAPKISFNIQVANEIGFNPPFELLAATDELYREISLPEDRLVE from the coding sequence ATGCTAAAGTTTTTCAGGCTGCAGAACATGGCTTTTATCTGCCTGATCCTGGCCGGAATTCTTCTGGCCTCTCCGGCATTAGCGCAGGAGAAGAACTACCGGGTGGGCTATATCGAGGGAGGTTCGTACTGGCTTTTTTCAGACTCGCTGCAGGCTGTAAAGGATTCTTTGCAGGCCCGGGGATGGCTGGAAAAAATAGATTTCCCCGGGGATGCTCACTACAGCCCGGGTTGGGACAGGGACGAGCTCCTGGAACAAGAGGCCCGGGAGCTGATGCAAAGAGACGACCTGGACCTGGTCCTGGCAGCAGGCACTGATGCCACCCGGGCCATACTTGCGGCCAACAACCATGAAACACCCATTGTGGCCATGGCAGTCTCCGACCCTGTGGATTCGGGTTTTGTGCAAAGCACCCAGGACTCCGGTGTGGACAATTTTACTGTACGCCTGGATCCGGAAAGATATCCGCGCATGTTCGATATTTTCCACCAGATCGTGGAATTCGACCGGCTGGGGGTGATCTATCCGGACACCGAGAGCGGCAGGCAGTTTACAAACCTTGGTGCCGCCAGGCGGATAGCCGCTGAAAGGGGATTTGAACTCCTGGAATACGACAGAATCACTACAGAATCCGTCCAGGACTGCTTAGAAGGGATCAGGCACCTCCTGGATAAGGGCATGGATGCCTTTTTCATTCCCTCTCTTCTGGCCTTTGACTGGGAAAGCAGCGATGTGGATAAGATTCTTAGCTTTCTGCGGGAGCAGGGAATACCCACCTTTGCCAGAAACGGCTCCCGGGATGTGGAGGCCGGCGCTCTTATGGGCTTTTCAACCGTGGACTTCAGCAGGAGAGGCAACTTTCTGTCCCAAATGATAATTGATATCCTTGAAGGCAAAAAGCCCAGATCCCTGAACATGGTGGACAGAGGCGCACCCAAGATATCCTTCAACATCCAGGTAGCCAACGAAATAGGCTTCAACCCTCCCTTTGAGCTCCTGGCGGCCACGGACGAACTCTACCGCGAAATCTCCCTGCCTGAAGACAGGCTGGTGGAGTGA
- a CDS encoding ABC transporter substrate-binding protein, with product MAILHSIRHPALDEAASGVIQHFQDKDVNIEFTQVFMNREQDEGKNEKDHISKISELDPNLVITLGTQASQEAVRKMESVDIVFSAVTDPVGAGLITDMHKPGGRVTGLTDMSPVREQLDMITWVHPGISTLGIVFSEFEQNAVLIKKRLQEMAGDSGLELLTAPVGPGGDVQDAALGILDRVQALYISTDNYVVQHVSMLARLCALHDVPLYAADPSSVAEGAMASLSIDYHSMGLQTGAMAKRILEGEKPGDISVEKPREVNITINTSSAEKMNVDLPLDLMLAADRVYDRFPEIVQ from the coding sequence GTGGCAATTCTGCACTCCATCAGGCATCCGGCTCTGGATGAAGCAGCATCCGGGGTCATCCAGCACTTTCAAGATAAGGATGTAAACATCGAATTTACCCAGGTATTCATGAACCGGGAGCAGGATGAAGGCAAAAATGAAAAGGATCATATATCAAAGATAAGCGAACTTGACCCCAACCTGGTAATTACCCTGGGTACCCAGGCATCGCAGGAGGCTGTCCGGAAAATGGAATCTGTAGATATTGTCTTTTCAGCGGTCACCGATCCGGTTGGCGCAGGGCTTATAACGGATATGCACAAGCCCGGAGGACGGGTTACCGGACTTACTGATATGAGCCCTGTGCGCGAACAGTTGGATATGATTACCTGGGTGCATCCCGGGATTTCAACACTGGGCATTGTGTTTTCCGAATTCGAGCAAAACGCGGTCTTAATCAAAAAAAGACTGCAGGAAATGGCAGGGGATTCCGGCCTGGAGCTGCTGACGGCCCCTGTCGGCCCCGGGGGCGATGTACAGGATGCAGCCCTGGGAATACTGGACAGGGTGCAGGCCCTGTACATCTCTACAGACAACTATGTTGTTCAGCACGTATCCATGCTGGCTCGACTGTGTGCCTTGCATGACGTTCCCCTGTATGCTGCAGACCCCAGCTCCGTGGCTGAAGGGGCCATGGCCTCCCTGAGCATAGATTACCACAGTATGGGCCTGCAGACCGGGGCCATGGCCAAAAGGATCCTTGAGGGGGAAAAGCCGGGAGATATTTCAGTGGAAAAGCCCAGGGAAGTAAACATTACCATCAACACCAGCTCCGCAGAGAAGATGAATGTGGACCTACCCCTGGACCTGATGCTGGCAGCGGACAGGGTGTATGATCGTTTTCCGGAGATTGTTCAGTAG
- the istB gene encoding IS21-like element helper ATPase IstB: MTNKHQSEVHRLEENLQLLKLTCIKEQYRPAADKAARQNWDHLGYLARLVQAEADARHDRSIQRRIRMARFPGIKTMENFDWTWPTKINRPAIQNLFRLGFMKDKANIIILGGVGLGKSHIATALGYSACLEKHSVLFATTIDVINTLSAAQAAHKLKTELKKYVSPELLILDELGYLPIDKQGADLLFQVISQRYEQKSTILTTNRAFKKWPEVFNNDSTLTSAMLDRLLHHAETILIEGKSYRMKDQVQEQ, encoded by the coding sequence ATGACCAACAAACACCAAAGTGAGGTGCACAGGCTGGAAGAAAATCTCCAGCTGCTCAAGCTAACCTGTATAAAAGAGCAGTACAGGCCGGCGGCTGACAAGGCTGCCAGGCAGAACTGGGATCATCTGGGCTATCTGGCCAGGCTGGTCCAGGCAGAAGCAGATGCCAGGCATGATCGCTCCATCCAACGCCGTATCAGGATGGCCCGTTTCCCAGGCATAAAAACCATGGAGAACTTCGACTGGACATGGCCGACCAAGATCAACCGCCCGGCCATCCAAAACCTCTTTCGCCTTGGATTTATGAAGGACAAGGCCAACATAATAATCCTCGGAGGAGTAGGCCTGGGCAAATCACACATAGCCACAGCCCTGGGTTACAGTGCATGCCTGGAAAAGCATTCTGTGCTGTTTGCCACCACCATAGATGTCATAAACACCCTCTCGGCCGCACAGGCTGCACACAAGCTCAAAACAGAGCTCAAGAAATATGTAAGTCCTGAACTGCTCATTCTGGATGAGCTTGGCTACCTGCCCATAGACAAGCAAGGTGCAGACCTGCTCTTCCAGGTCATAAGCCAGCGCTACGAACAAAAATCAACCATCCTGACCACCAACAGAGCCTTCAAGAAATGGCCCGAGGTGTTCAACAACGACAGCACCCTGACCTCAGCCATGTTGGACAGACTTCTGCACCATGCCGAAACTATCCTCATTGAAGGCAAAAGCTATCGGATGAAAGACCAGGTTCAGGAACAATAG